The following proteins are encoded in a genomic region of Alosa alosa isolate M-15738 ecotype Scorff River chromosome 10, AALO_Geno_1.1, whole genome shotgun sequence:
- the olfml3b gene encoding LOW QUALITY PROTEIN: olfactomedin-like protein 3A (The sequence of the model RefSeq protein was modified relative to this genomic sequence to represent the inferred CDS: inserted 2 bases in 1 codon; deleted 1 base in 1 codon): MKPVLFVVLFVVLLGLSLDLAAAQQQALMDYLERRLQAIEDRISLWHEQTTRYAAELREVKQQMVSQLEVLDKRGRVSFRXLDGLGCGVGGRGLEMDYLDHEKGTQPCVDVDERLVEQQVTVARERTKLKYAKLSGCKDVMASVKGMKVLKRLGGSAGMWTKDMTSGVGGVYVFNGSSSDTLHQFSSVRDFTSSQGTALATPLKLPGQWSGTGHAVYQGHAYYMEDSAELRLLKVSLTDGALADSSVLPLPDLVPAYALTPDTYVDLAVDEEGLWAIYATRESQRHLSLAKMDAGTLAVMQLWTTPCPRENAEAAFVVCGALHVVYNSRLPGRSRVQCVYDVGDLQPADEAPLAYFPRRQGAHSSMKYSPHEKLLYAWDQGYQILYKLTMKNKLEV, translated from the exons ATGAAGCCGGTTCTGTTTGTGGTTCTGTTTGTGGTTCTGCTGGGACTGAGTTTGGATCTAGCGGCAGCACAACAGCAGGCTCTCATGGATTACCTGGAGAGAAGGTTACAAGCCATAGAG gacCGCATCTCTCTGTGGCACGAGCAGACGACGCGCTACGCTGCGGAGCTGCGTGAGGTCAAGCAGCAGATGGTGTCCCAGCTGGAGGTGCTGGACAAGAGGGGGAGGGTCTCCTTCCG GCTGGATGGGCTGGGCTGTGGCGTGGGTGGGCGTGGGCTTGAGATGGACTACCTGGACCATGAGAAGGGA ACACAGCCCTGTGTGGACGTGGACGAGAGGCTTGTGGAGCAGCAGGTCACCGTCGCCCGGGAGAGGACCAAGCTCAAGTACGCCAAGCTCTCAG gcTGTAAGGATGTGATGGCCAGTGTGAAGGGGATGAAGGTTCTGAAGCGTCTGGGCGGCTCCGCGGGCATGTGGACCAAAGACATGACCTCtggtgtggggggggtctacGTGTTCAACGGCTCGTCCTCTGACACACTCCACCAGTTCAGCTCCGTCCGTGACTTCACTTCCTCCCAGGGCACCGCCCTCGCCACGCCCCTCAAGCTCCCCGGCCAATGGAGCGGCACAGGCCACGCTGTCTACCAAGGCCACGCCTACTACATGGAGGACTCGGCCGAGCTGCGTCTACTGAAGGTGTCGCTGACCGACGGCGCGCTGGCCGACAGCTCCGTGCTCCCGCTACCGGACCTGGTCCCTGCGTACGCGCTGACGCCGGACACCTACGTGGACCTGGCGGTGGACGAGGAGGGGCTGTGGGCCATCTACGCCACGCGGGAGAGCCAGCGGCACCTGAGTCTGGCCAAGATGGACGCCGGCACGCTGGCGGTCATGCAGCTCTGGACCACGCCCTGCCCGAGGGAGAATGCGGAGGCGGCGTTCGTGGTGTGCGGCGCGCTTCACGTGGTCTACAACAGTCGCCTGCCCGGCCGCTCCCGCGTCCAGTGCGTGTACGACGTGGGCGACCTGCAGCCGGCCGACGAGGCGCCGCTCGCCTACTTCCCCCGCCGCCAGGGGGCGCACTCGAGCATGAAGTACAGCCCCCACGAGAAGCTGCTGTACGCCTGGGACCAGGGCTACCAGATCCTCTACAAGCTCACCATGAAGAACAAGCTGGAGgtgtaa